A genomic region of Sciurus carolinensis chromosome 7, mSciCar1.2, whole genome shotgun sequence contains the following coding sequences:
- the LOC124988671 gene encoding cysteine-rich secretory protein 2-like: MLKMNWNAEVAKNAEKWAERCTLSHSPRSQRKISFANCGENLFMSSAPISWSHAIQSLYDEVKDFKYGVDANAKTGHYTQLVWATSHQLGCALAHCPHKHLSYYYVCHYCPEGNDVRTKKTPYKVGKPCADCPDHCDDGLCTNPCIYVDKISNCAEIVKDYGCDKNFIKEKCRATCKC; the protein is encoded by the exons ATGCTTAAAATG AACTGGAATGCTGAAGTCGCCAAGAATGCTGAGAAGTGGGCAGAGAGGTGCACCTTGTCTCACAGTCCAAGAAGTCAACGAAAAATTAGTT ttgCTAACTGTGGAGAGAATTTATTCATGTCCAGTGCTCCCATATCATGGTCACATGCAATCCAATCTTTATATGATGAagttaaagattttaaatatggAGTTGATGCAAATGCTAAAACTGGCCATTATACCCAG CTCGTTTGGGCCACTTCCCACCAACTTGGATGTGCCTTGGCCCACTGTCCTCACAAGCACCTTTCCTATTACTATGTTTGTCATTATTGTCCTGA GGGAAATGATGTAAGAACCAAGAAGACCCCATATAAAGTAGGAAAACCTTGTGCAGACTGCCCTGATCACTGTGATGATGGGCTTTGTA cCAATCCCTGCATATATGTGGATAAGATCTCAAATTGTGCTGAAATAGTCAAAGATTATGGATGTGATAAAaacttcataaaagaaaaatgccgAGCTACCTGCAAATGCtaa